ATTAGTTATGTAAATAGTTAGTCCAGAAAGTGCAGCTACATTTTCTTTTGGAATAGAGCGGCATTTTTTTTGATAACTTCTAATTCTTTTGTTTATATTTTTTGCTTCTTGCACTTCATCATGGCGATAAATAACACAACGTGTGGGCATTTTTTTATGTCTTCCCACATAAATTTGATTCCACTCTCGATATTGTCCCCTAGGTAATGTTTTTAATTCTTCTTCCATGTATAAACGCTGATAGCGTTGGTTTTCAATAAAGGAACCATCTGGATGACGAGGTGGATCATCAACCTCTACAAAGAACTGCGAATCCATTCTAGCTCTTGAAAGATAAAAGGCTTCAGATAGATGAATTTGTTCAAATAAATCCAAATGATAGTAACCTAAATCCTGCAAGAATAAATCCCCTTTTTCTAAACTAGCTAGTCGTTCGAATCCTGCGGGACTGTCTGCGGATTTCCCTTCATCTAAACTAAACCAAAGTAATTTCTCACTTAAGTAATCAAATTCAAATTGAATTTTAGCACCAGCATCTCTCGTTCCTTTATACTCATTTTCATATGATTTAGGGAGTTTAAAGCTTGTACTATCAATAATTCGAATCCGTTTGTATGGGGAATCTTTCTTTAATTTCATTTCAGCCAATGGCGCCTGAAGTTGATATTGAAATAGACGGTCAAATAGGGCCTTAAAAAAGTCGACAGCTTCAGTAGTGAATCGTTTATTTAAACCTGATTTAGTAATATTTATATGATGGTTTTCTAAATCGTGGCATAAATTATTTAATGAGGGCTGAACAAGATTAGCATTTTGTCGAAAGACAAGTGATAAAAAGTCGGAAGCTGAAAATTGCCGCTCCCGTTTAATAAATCCTGTTTCCTTCGCTAGTTGTTCAATATTTTTAGGTAGAAAAAGTTGAAAACATTCTTTTAAATATAAATTATGTTGATTGTACATAAAAGCCTCCTCTAAGTTGTCGTTTTAATACTAACTTAAAAGAGGCACTTATTATGAAAAATAATTGAATTAGCTTAAGTACACGGCTATGGTCGCCTCCCTTTCGCTACAATCCAATAGAGCTTGCTAGTTATTCAAAGTCGGTAATTACGAATAAAAAGGGGAAGAATAAATGCTTTTCCAACTAAATATTAAAAGATGCCACAAACATAGTGGTTATTTGTTAGTACGCGTTATTGATCGTGTGTCCCATTAATACGTGTCATCCCATTCCAAGTAAACCCATTATACTGAGGGGATGGTCGCGTTCAGTAGCTAGTTTGTCAAGTTCATCCATTTATTTATTGGATTTTTTTAGACAATACTTCATAACATTTAATGGCGAGTATTGACTGACTAGTTAGCAAATATGGTGGATTGTAGCAGAAGGGCGGCGACTCCAGCCGGATCAAGTGAGCTAAATGAGACTTCACAACGTA
The nucleotide sequence above comes from Psychrobacillus glaciei. Encoded proteins:
- a CDS encoding IS4 family transposase, whose product is MYNQHNLYLKECFQLFLPKNIEQLAKETGFIKRERQFSASDFLSLVFRQNANLVQPSLNNLCHDLENHHINITKSGLNKRFTTEAVDFFKALFDRLFQYQLQAPLAEMKLKKDSPYKRIRIIDSTSFKLPKSYENEYKGTRDAGAKIQFEFDYLSEKLLWFSLDEGKSADSPAGFERLASLEKGDLFLQDLGYYHLDLFEQIHLSEAFYLSRARMDSQFFVEVDDPPRHPDGSFIENQRYQRLYMEEELKTLPRGQYREWNQIYVGRHKKMPTRCVIYRHDEVQEAKNINKRIRSYQKKCRSIPKENVAALSGLTIYITNLPPTISVEKITQLYRVRWQIELRFKTWKSHLKIHQIKDMKMERWLCHVYCQCIVMLLSMITTGFIRKVVWKTLNKFISEDLTIRMISRMINRLVLESKKSARSWSLFFKSLIPTTEKFNLKSTKPEPHTLFV